One Prosthecobacter debontii genomic window carries:
- a CDS encoding polyamine aminopropyltransferase: MNTRPWLLLLSVFAIATCGLVYELIAGTLASYLLGDSVTQFSTIIGVYLFAMGVGSYLSRFVTGNLVGTFIRVEFLIALLGGCSASLLFLIFGWTVSFRIPLYSIVFLIGSFVGLEIPLLLRILEGRFAFKDLVSNVFSFDYIGALLASLLFPLVLVPHLGLVRSAFLFGLINAGVGLLALVMLRAEIPRLRSLWVQGLTVTVLLIAGFMHGTEITRWGEYAAFPDPVIYATSTPYQRIVLTRKKDELRLYLNSNLQFSSRDEYRYHEALVHPGLSRLPEARRVLILGGGDGLAAREVLRYPRVESITLVDLDPAMTQLFSTNPMLLAQNADALKSLRVHVENADAFAWLAGNHELFDFVIIDFPDPSNFSLGKLYTTTFYQRLLKVMTPQAALVVQSTSPFVARHSFWCVDATLRACGLQTEPYHALVPSFGEWGFILASRQPLSGPVYLPEGLRFVTEEVLTQLRFFPPDMGRVETEINRLNNQALVHYFDDDWSR; encoded by the coding sequence ATGAATACCCGCCCCTGGCTCCTGCTGCTCTCAGTGTTCGCCATCGCCACCTGCGGCCTGGTGTATGAGTTGATTGCAGGCACGCTGGCTTCTTATCTCTTGGGGGATTCCGTCACGCAATTCTCCACCATCATTGGCGTCTATCTCTTCGCCATGGGGGTGGGGTCTTATCTGTCTCGTTTTGTGACTGGCAATCTCGTCGGAACATTCATCCGGGTGGAGTTTCTCATCGCCCTCCTGGGGGGCTGCTCAGCCTCGCTACTGTTTCTGATTTTTGGTTGGACCGTGTCCTTCCGCATCCCGCTCTACAGCATCGTCTTTCTCATCGGCTCGTTTGTGGGCCTGGAGATTCCGCTTCTCCTGCGCATCCTGGAGGGACGCTTTGCCTTCAAAGATCTGGTCTCCAATGTATTTAGCTTCGACTACATCGGTGCCCTGCTGGCTTCCCTGCTCTTCCCTCTGGTGCTGGTGCCACATCTCGGCCTGGTGCGCTCGGCCTTCCTCTTCGGCTTGATCAATGCCGGGGTGGGGCTGCTGGCGCTCGTCATGCTCAGAGCCGAGATCCCCCGTCTACGCTCCCTTTGGGTTCAAGGACTCACGGTAACGGTGCTGCTCATCGCCGGGTTCATGCACGGCACGGAAATCACCCGCTGGGGTGAGTATGCGGCTTTTCCAGATCCCGTCATCTACGCCACCTCCACCCCTTACCAGCGGATCGTGCTCACGCGTAAAAAAGACGAGCTGCGACTGTATCTGAACAGTAATCTTCAGTTCAGCAGCCGAGACGAATACCGTTATCATGAGGCGCTGGTGCATCCCGGGCTCTCGCGCCTGCCCGAGGCTCGCCGCGTCCTCATTCTCGGCGGTGGAGATGGCCTGGCCGCACGTGAAGTGCTGCGGTATCCCCGGGTCGAAAGCATCACCCTGGTGGATCTGGACCCAGCCATGACGCAGCTTTTCTCCACCAATCCCATGCTGCTCGCGCAAAATGCAGACGCATTGAAATCCCTGCGTGTGCATGTGGAAAACGCCGATGCCTTCGCCTGGCTGGCGGGAAACCACGAGCTCTTTGATTTTGTCATCATTGACTTCCCCGATCCCTCTAACTTTTCGTTAGGCAAGCTCTACACCACCACTTTTTATCAACGCCTCTTGAAGGTCATGACACCCCAGGCGGCCTTGGTCGTTCAAAGCACCTCCCCCTTTGTGGCCCGGCATTCTTTCTGGTGTGTGGATGCCACGCTGCGCGCGTGTGGTTTGCAGACTGAACCCTATCATGCCTTGGTGCCCAGCTTTGGTGAATGGGGTTTTATTCTTGCCTCCCGCCAGCCCCTCAGTGGTCCGGTTTATCTCCCAGAGGGACTGCGCTTCGTTACCGAAGAAGTCCTGACTCAGCTCCGCTTCTTCCCCCCTGACATGGGTCGCGTGGAGACCGAGATCAATCGCCTGAATAATCAGGCCTTGGTGCATTACTTTGACGACGACTGGAGCCGATGA
- a CDS encoding DUF350 domain-containing protein, translating to MDFTILLNSMIYAVLGIVIFIAGFIIVDKLTPYDLWKQLVEEKNLALAIVVGAAALGICLIIAAAIH from the coding sequence ATGGACTTTACCATCCTCCTCAACTCCATGATCTATGCCGTGCTCGGCATCGTGATCTTCATCGCCGGTTTCATCATCGTGGATAAACTCACGCCGTATGACCTGTGGAAGCAGCTCGTCGAAGAAAAGAACCTTGCCCTGGCGATTGTAGTCGGTGCTGCGGCACTCGGCATTTGCTTGATCATTGCAGCGGCGATTCATTGA
- a CDS encoding DUF4178 domain-containing protein has protein sequence METSTTAPAPASRRYECPQCGAPVEFRSSISISSICAHCRTVVVRRDFQVENYGQVAELPPDLSPLQIGTRGHWQGRAFTLIGRMRLHYGDGSWTEWCADFGQGTTGWIAEVMGFFMVSFPHSVKLPPFVDDTSKAGQRIKIHQEDWLITDVKEGRCIAAEGELPMVPPPGWKRTSIDLNGPQGQFGSIEVSSGDVEFYQGEYAEFADLNFTELRKVPGWDKEAEITRRQSEALNCPRCAAPVHLRAEGQSMSAVCGSCASILDASTPRLKEIGKVAQTTLRLQPLLEIGTRGLLKGELWEIVGFMRRKDRWSSWDEYLLFNPWLGFRFLVTFKGHWSLVRLLPGHVTDSEWQGRPFKLFAREEAITSDVLGEFYWRVKNGERALLTDFIAPPYILSKEEMDGLNEITWSGGEYLPHTEVQAAFAKAGRTFPSPDGPYLNEPNPHRQRLSEIRTPAVFTVIAYIVIQILFMGWGTVKEVSHVGATYQGATPGDAMVTETFKLEGSSAPVHITATGLLPSDKYLGLKGSLVAAESQQTYPVAFPLANYTTAPDGSRQRVTLASIPSGDYYLRVTPDASSDLTQANVTFTIERGGLFWSNFWIGLGLIALWPGWLILRSISFEKRRWMESDFNPYSSD, from the coding sequence GTGGAAACATCGACGACTGCCCCAGCCCCTGCCAGCCGCCGCTATGAATGCCCGCAATGCGGTGCTCCGGTCGAGTTCCGCTCCTCCATCAGCATCTCTTCCATCTGTGCCCACTGCCGCACGGTGGTGGTCCGGCGGGATTTCCAGGTGGAGAACTACGGTCAAGTGGCGGAGCTGCCGCCCGACCTCTCCCCGCTCCAGATCGGCACTCGGGGCCATTGGCAAGGCCGCGCCTTCACGCTGATCGGTCGCATGCGTCTTCACTATGGGGATGGCTCCTGGACGGAATGGTGCGCCGACTTTGGCCAAGGTACGACGGGCTGGATCGCTGAGGTGATGGGCTTTTTCATGGTGAGCTTTCCGCACAGCGTGAAGCTCCCGCCGTTTGTGGATGACACGAGCAAGGCCGGACAGCGGATCAAGATCCATCAAGAAGACTGGCTGATCACCGATGTGAAAGAAGGGCGATGTATCGCCGCCGAGGGTGAACTGCCCATGGTGCCGCCACCGGGATGGAAGCGCACCAGCATCGACCTCAACGGGCCTCAAGGTCAATTCGGCAGTATCGAAGTCTCCTCGGGAGATGTGGAGTTTTATCAGGGCGAATACGCGGAGTTTGCTGACCTGAACTTCACGGAACTGCGCAAGGTGCCCGGCTGGGACAAAGAGGCCGAAATCACCCGCCGCCAGAGTGAGGCGCTGAACTGCCCGAGGTGCGCCGCGCCGGTCCATCTGCGTGCCGAGGGCCAGAGCATGAGTGCAGTGTGTGGAAGTTGCGCGAGCATCCTAGATGCCTCCACCCCGCGTCTCAAAGAGATCGGTAAGGTGGCGCAAACGACGCTGCGCCTTCAGCCCCTCCTGGAGATCGGCACGCGCGGTCTGTTGAAAGGTGAGCTGTGGGAAATCGTCGGCTTTATGCGGCGGAAAGATCGCTGGAGTTCCTGGGATGAATATCTCCTATTCAATCCTTGGTTAGGCTTTCGTTTTCTGGTCACGTTCAAAGGCCACTGGAGTCTGGTGCGCCTCCTTCCCGGACATGTAACTGACTCCGAATGGCAGGGCCGTCCCTTCAAGCTCTTTGCCCGTGAAGAAGCCATCACCTCCGACGTGCTGGGTGAGTTTTACTGGCGGGTAAAAAACGGTGAACGTGCCCTGCTCACCGATTTCATCGCACCGCCTTATATCCTCTCCAAGGAAGAGATGGATGGACTCAATGAGATCACTTGGTCCGGTGGAGAATATCTCCCCCACACCGAGGTGCAGGCGGCTTTTGCCAAAGCCGGTCGCACTTTCCCGTCGCCAGATGGTCCCTACCTCAACGAACCGAATCCCCATCGCCAACGTCTGTCGGAGATCCGCACGCCCGCCGTCTTCACCGTCATCGCTTACATCGTCATCCAGATCCTTTTCATGGGCTGGGGCACGGTCAAAGAAGTGAGCCATGTCGGTGCCACCTATCAGGGGGCCACTCCAGGAGATGCGATGGTGACGGAGACCTTCAAGCTGGAGGGAAGCTCAGCGCCCGTTCACATCACCGCCACCGGCTTACTCCCCAGCGACAAATACCTGGGCCTCAAAGGCAGCCTCGTGGCCGCCGAGAGCCAACAAACCTATCCCGTGGCGTTCCCGCTGGCCAATTACACCACCGCACCGGATGGCAGCCGCCAGCGTGTGACCCTGGCCTCCATTCCCAGCGGTGACTATTATCTGCGCGTGACCCCGGATGCCTCCAGCGATCTGACCCAAGCGAATGTCACCTTCACCATTGAGCGCGGAGGATTGTTCTGGTCCAATTTCTGGATCGGTCTCGGCCTCATCGCCCTATGGCCCGGGTGGCTCATCCTGCGCAGCATCAGCTTTGAAAAACGCCGCTGGATGGAGAGCGACTTTAACCCGTATTCGAGCGACTGA
- a CDS encoding sensor histidine kinase: MLHCFLAVHRDELIERCRSKASNSVGVVARATDEIDHGVPFFLDQLIKTLKVEQSAHPIDGLKVSGGSGGTTLGLSELGDIAAQHGRDLMHRGFTVEQVVHGYGDLCQSITDLAFERHEPVKVEEFRTLNRCLDNAIAMAVAEFNHQRDSLAAETHAKMHLMEIGFFAHELRNFLNTATLALVVITEENLSLSGATCAVLNRALIGMRALIDRSLTDVRMSAGLPIQHQLFDMADFIDELKLSSMLEAHVKKCRFIVQAVECGLMIEADRDLLLSAAGNLLQNAFKFTLPGTEVILSCFARGNRILIEVEDHGKGLLPAEIEKIFHPFAQTGSDRSGLGLGLAIARRCVEANKGVLSVRTKATSGCVFTIDLPRQISSN; this comes from the coding sequence ATGCTACACTGTTTTTTAGCCGTGCATCGAGATGAGCTCATTGAAAGATGCCGAAGTAAGGCTTCTAACAGCGTGGGTGTGGTGGCAAGAGCGACCGACGAGATTGATCATGGGGTTCCTTTTTTTCTCGATCAGCTCATCAAGACCTTGAAGGTCGAGCAAAGTGCCCATCCCATAGATGGCTTGAAAGTCTCAGGAGGTTCTGGAGGCACTACGTTAGGTCTTTCCGAGTTAGGGGACATTGCTGCGCAGCACGGGAGAGATCTGATGCACCGGGGCTTTACTGTCGAACAAGTGGTGCATGGTTATGGAGATTTGTGTCAGTCAATCACAGATCTGGCTTTTGAACGTCACGAGCCTGTCAAGGTAGAGGAGTTTAGAACTCTCAACCGATGTCTGGACAATGCCATCGCGATGGCCGTAGCTGAGTTCAATCATCAGCGAGATTCTTTGGCAGCGGAGACACACGCAAAGATGCATTTGATGGAGATCGGTTTTTTCGCTCATGAGCTGCGTAATTTCCTCAATACGGCAACCCTGGCCCTCGTTGTGATTACCGAAGAAAACTTGAGTCTGAGCGGAGCTACCTGTGCGGTTCTCAATCGTGCCCTTATCGGCATGCGTGCTCTTATTGACCGCTCTTTGACGGATGTCCGCATGAGTGCCGGACTTCCGATTCAGCATCAGCTTTTTGACATGGCTGATTTTATTGATGAGTTGAAGCTTTCCTCGATGCTGGAAGCACACGTTAAGAAGTGCCGTTTTATCGTTCAGGCGGTGGAGTGCGGTCTGATGATTGAAGCTGATCGGGACCTGCTGCTGTCAGCTGCGGGGAACCTTCTGCAAAATGCCTTCAAATTTACTCTTCCTGGCACCGAAGTGATTTTAAGCTGTTTTGCTCGAGGAAACCGCATTCTTATCGAAGTGGAGGATCATGGCAAAGGTTTGCTACCGGCAGAGATCGAGAAGATATTTCACCCTTTCGCTCAAACAGGAAGCGACAGAAGCGGTCTCGGCTTGGGGTTGGCCATCGCACGCCGCTGTGTCGAAGCGAATAAAGGCGTTTTGAGCGTTCGCACCAAAGCGACATCCGGCTGCGTGTTTACCATTGATCTGCCCAGGCAGATTTCATCAAATTGA
- a CDS encoding GlsB/YeaQ/YmgE family stress response membrane protein: protein MEILWMLIIGLIVGALAKFLTPGRDPGGFFITMILGIVGSMVAGFLGRTLGWYSDGETAGLIASILGAILVLSVYRLISSRRRY from the coding sequence ATGGAAATTCTCTGGATGCTTATCATCGGCCTCATCGTTGGGGCATTAGCCAAATTCTTGACGCCGGGTAGAGACCCGGGCGGCTTCTTCATCACCATGATCCTGGGCATTGTCGGTTCGATGGTAGCTGGGTTTCTTGGCCGGACTCTTGGCTGGTATTCGGATGGTGAAACGGCGGGACTGATCGCGTCAATTCTTGGAGCGATTCTGGTCCTGTCTGTTTACCGTCTGATCTCAAGTCGTCGCAGATATTAA
- the pstB gene encoding phosphate ABC transporter ATP-binding protein PstB encodes MSDLPSDSYPCDPAFIKVDDFSFWYGPKQVLHSISLDIPEKEITAFIGPSGCGKTTLLRNINRMNDLVDGIQHQGDIYIDGQSLYDPDVEVISLRKRVGMVFQKYNPFPKSIYENVIFPLRVAGRNGKSELDEVVEKSLRGAALWDEVKDKLHDSAFGLSGGQQQRLCIARAIANRPQILLMDEPCAALDPVATLKIEELMHGLKEEFTIVIVTHNMEQARRCADNTAFFYLGKLIEFRPTMDLFNTPRDPQTEAYVRGKFS; translated from the coding sequence ATGTCCGATCTCCCGTCCGATTCCTACCCGTGCGATCCCGCCTTCATCAAGGTGGATGATTTCTCTTTCTGGTATGGGCCGAAGCAGGTGCTGCACAGCATCTCCCTGGACATCCCCGAGAAAGAAATCACCGCCTTCATCGGCCCGTCCGGCTGCGGAAAAACGACTCTGCTGCGGAACATCAACCGCATGAATGACCTCGTGGATGGCATCCAGCATCAGGGGGACATTTACATTGATGGCCAGAGTCTCTATGACCCCGATGTCGAGGTCATCTCCCTGCGCAAGCGCGTGGGCATGGTCTTCCAGAAATACAATCCCTTCCCCAAGAGCATCTACGAGAACGTCATTTTCCCGCTCCGCGTCGCCGGTCGCAACGGCAAGAGCGAGCTGGATGAAGTGGTGGAAAAAAGCCTGCGCGGTGCCGCACTCTGGGATGAAGTGAAGGACAAGCTGCACGACAGCGCCTTTGGTCTGTCCGGCGGTCAGCAGCAGCGTCTGTGCATTGCCCGCGCGATTGCCAATCGCCCACAGATCCTGCTCATGGACGAGCCCTGCGCTGCGCTCGACCCTGTAGCGACCCTCAAGATCGAGGAACTGATGCATGGCCTCAAAGAAGAGTTCACCATCGTCATCGTCACTCACAACATGGAGCAGGCCCGCCGCTGTGCCGACAACACCGCCTTCTTCTATCTGGGCAAACTCATCGAGTTCCGCCCCACCATGGACCTCTTCAACACCCCGCGTGATCCTCAAACCGAGGCCTACGTGCGTGGTAAGTTCAGTTGA
- a CDS encoding ABC transporter permease subunit, whose amino-acid sequence MSQSPSQTPARTKGEVKVWLTAAGLTVGLLMISGLLLLIAANGLSVFWPDQVAVFTIKENGQETQIAGSLVKTQQRRKPDGSFATEHQIYTGNKDAYNLGFRFINDADIVAQADTKGIYVAERMEYGDSIFTPVALQFADGSRLNADDASFSARFHQLVDEANERRAKILHIEKNEIGEINARMKKLEIRSRKEDLKDEIAEEQKLYQTLADEAQKLRAQQTADKLIYKLASGEERTQNVGDILYFYQPNDLSFFGKLGVFIHSVFEFLFTEPREANTEGGIFPAIFGTFVMTVLMAVMVTPFGIIAAIYLREYARQGIVVQIVRICVNNLAGVPSIVFGVFGLGFFVYGVGGFIDGGVKYPLPPAWWFAAGLGALTCIGVAVYLSTHNRTAIPTQQKRQKFLHKVEGTLWITSVFLVIITIARCPYFHGFFSDQLPAPTFGTGGILWASLTLALMTLPVVIVATEEALVAVPRGVREAALACGASKWQMIQRIVLPSALPGVMTGVILAMARGAGEVAPLMITGVVKLAPSLPLDLSWPFIHAERKFMHLGFHIYDLGFQSPDSEGAKPMVFATTLLLILLVVALNLAAIQIRARLRKKYQASAF is encoded by the coding sequence ATGTCTCAATCGCCCTCTCAAACGCCAGCACGCACCAAAGGCGAGGTCAAAGTGTGGCTCACTGCCGCCGGACTCACCGTGGGTCTGCTCATGATCAGCGGCCTGCTCCTGCTCATTGCGGCCAATGGTCTCTCTGTCTTCTGGCCGGATCAGGTCGCCGTTTTCACGATCAAGGAGAACGGTCAGGAAACCCAGATCGCCGGTAGCCTCGTCAAAACACAGCAGCGGAGAAAGCCGGATGGCAGCTTCGCTACCGAGCATCAGATCTACACCGGGAACAAAGATGCCTATAACCTCGGCTTCCGTTTCATCAATGACGCGGACATTGTCGCCCAGGCCGATACCAAGGGCATCTACGTGGCGGAGCGCATGGAGTATGGCGACTCCATCTTCACCCCCGTTGCGCTTCAGTTCGCAGACGGCAGCCGCCTGAATGCGGACGACGCCAGCTTCTCCGCCCGCTTTCATCAGCTCGTGGATGAGGCCAATGAGCGCCGTGCAAAGATCCTGCACATCGAGAAAAACGAAATCGGCGAGATCAATGCGCGGATGAAGAAGCTGGAGATCCGTTCCCGTAAAGAGGATCTCAAGGACGAGATTGCTGAAGAACAGAAGCTCTATCAAACGCTGGCGGATGAAGCCCAGAAACTACGTGCCCAGCAGACCGCCGATAAGCTCATCTACAAACTCGCCTCAGGTGAGGAGCGCACCCAGAACGTCGGCGACATCCTCTACTTTTATCAGCCGAATGACCTGAGCTTCTTCGGCAAGCTCGGGGTCTTCATCCACAGCGTCTTTGAATTCCTGTTCACAGAACCTCGTGAAGCCAATACCGAGGGCGGCATCTTTCCCGCCATCTTTGGCACCTTCGTCATGACGGTGCTGATGGCGGTCATGGTCACGCCGTTCGGCATCATCGCCGCCATTTATCTGCGTGAGTATGCTCGGCAGGGCATCGTCGTTCAGATCGTGCGCATCTGCGTCAATAACCTCGCTGGCGTGCCGTCCATCGTGTTCGGCGTGTTTGGCCTGGGTTTCTTCGTTTACGGCGTCGGAGGTTTCATCGATGGCGGTGTGAAATATCCCCTGCCCCCGGCGTGGTGGTTTGCCGCTGGTTTGGGAGCGCTTACCTGCATCGGCGTCGCCGTTTATCTCTCCACGCATAACCGCACCGCCATTCCGACTCAGCAGAAGCGGCAGAAATTTTTGCACAAGGTCGAAGGCACCCTCTGGATCACCAGCGTGTTCCTGGTCATCATCACGATCGCGCGCTGCCCCTACTTCCACGGTTTCTTCAGCGATCAATTGCCCGCGCCTACCTTTGGCACGGGCGGCATTCTCTGGGCTTCCTTGACCTTGGCCCTCATGACCCTGCCCGTGGTCATCGTGGCGACTGAGGAGGCCTTGGTCGCCGTGCCGCGTGGCGTGCGCGAGGCAGCCCTGGCCTGCGGAGCTTCCAAGTGGCAGATGATCCAACGTATTGTCCTGCCCAGCGCCCTTCCGGGTGTGATGACCGGCGTTATCCTGGCCATGGCTCGTGGTGCGGGCGAGGTCGCACCGCTCATGATCACCGGTGTGGTTAAGCTGGCCCCATCCCTGCCGCTGGACCTCTCCTGGCCTTTCATCCATGCCGAGCGCAAGTTCATGCACCTGGGCTTTCACATCTACGACCTCGGATTCCAATCTCCCGATTCCGAAGGGGCGAAACCGATGGTCTTTGCCACCACCCTGCTGCTCATTCTTCTCGTCGTCGCTTTGAACCTAGCCGCCATCCAGATCCGTGCGCGGCTGCGGAAAAAGTATCAGGCCAGTGCGTTTTAA
- a CDS encoding ABC transporter permease subunit — MPPSSLEAPTSTTRAKASPRPVPERFIVSRGTLRWDRFMNSAIVFGGIGIIVAVFGIFAFIVLEIAPLFQGARIEEKMKVPLAAPQGAVVGLDEWSQLPFYFDGGAEVTFQPVKGGAAHKLPTGLPVGTQVTAQRHDPVTQRIIVGTADGQAGFIKLSFQSDYQAGSQGSVTPSIKAEPLMPIRDPSATDATAPRAAAPVLDLDYADAGDRKLIAAIQEINGQRVLSTVSLRQKKSLMGKGKTEIEGRDELTSLLAGAHPMRVLTAGTADSLLALTDSGEVFYFYRSTGRWELRQQFKPFDGGQVSGVDWLFGQVSVVCYNDQGQVRIYSLFVPEGGTTRLFGLTKEFQPLQGPITYYRASQRNKSFLVGNAKECTLCYATTASIRRHVELPFEAVSVAMDPKAEHLGYLDTQGTMHLYEIHDPHPEAGLKAFFGQVWYEGFAKPKYEWQSTSGTDDFEPKLSLVPLIIGSLKGTLYAMLFAVPIALMAAIYTSQFLAPGMKRIVKPAMEIMASLPSVVLGFLAALWLAPLIESRVPSILLVIISIPLSASLLGIIWGRLPILYRNKLPKGTEYLLIAPVMVFFAWLGWELGPVLEKALFVATMPDGSQVADFRMWWPQFTGMPYDQRNCMVVGFMMGFAVIPVVFTIAEDALSNVPPSLTSASEALGASRWQVVRTVVLPIASAGIFSALMIGFGRAVGETMIVVMATGNTPVMDEAGRLIFGDFGLGGGQFPLADHWNIFNGMRTLSANIAVELPEAAQGSTHYRTLFLGALVLFGMTFILNTLAEVLRQKLRDKFKIV, encoded by the coding sequence ATGCCTCCCAGTTCTTTAGAAGCTCCCACTTCCACGACACGCGCCAAGGCATCACCGCGCCCCGTCCCGGAAAGGTTCATTGTCTCCCGCGGCACCCTGAGGTGGGATCGGTTCATGAACTCCGCCATCGTCTTCGGTGGCATCGGCATCATCGTCGCGGTCTTTGGCATCTTTGCTTTCATCGTGCTGGAAATCGCCCCTCTGTTTCAGGGGGCACGCATTGAAGAGAAGATGAAGGTGCCACTGGCGGCTCCTCAAGGCGCTGTCGTGGGTCTGGATGAGTGGTCGCAGCTCCCCTTCTATTTCGATGGTGGCGCTGAAGTCACCTTTCAGCCAGTGAAGGGGGGCGCAGCCCACAAACTTCCGACCGGTTTGCCCGTAGGCACACAGGTCACGGCTCAACGTCACGATCCCGTCACACAACGCATCATTGTCGGCACTGCTGATGGTCAAGCAGGGTTCATCAAGCTCAGTTTTCAGTCCGATTATCAAGCCGGTAGTCAAGGGAGTGTGACGCCCAGCATCAAAGCGGAGCCCCTGATGCCGATTCGTGACCCATCCGCCACGGATGCAACCGCACCTAGGGCTGCGGCTCCCGTGCTGGATCTGGACTACGCCGATGCGGGAGATCGTAAACTCATCGCAGCAATTCAAGAGATCAATGGTCAAAGGGTGCTCAGCACCGTGAGCCTTCGGCAAAAGAAGAGCCTCATGGGCAAGGGAAAAACCGAGATCGAAGGTCGGGATGAACTGACCTCGCTTTTGGCAGGAGCTCACCCGATGCGCGTTCTCACCGCAGGCACTGCGGATAGCTTGCTTGCCCTCACGGATTCCGGCGAGGTCTTTTACTTCTACCGGAGCACCGGGCGCTGGGAACTCCGCCAGCAATTCAAGCCCTTCGATGGCGGACAAGTCAGCGGTGTCGATTGGCTTTTTGGGCAGGTCAGTGTGGTTTGTTACAATGATCAAGGTCAGGTGCGCATCTACAGCCTCTTCGTTCCCGAAGGGGGCACCACACGTCTGTTCGGGCTCACCAAGGAGTTTCAGCCGCTGCAAGGCCCCATCACTTATTACCGCGCCAGCCAGCGCAATAAATCCTTCCTGGTGGGCAATGCCAAGGAGTGTACGCTTTGCTATGCCACCACCGCCAGCATCCGCCGTCACGTGGAGTTGCCCTTCGAGGCCGTCTCCGTGGCCATGGACCCGAAGGCGGAACATCTGGGTTATCTGGATACACAGGGCACCATGCATCTGTATGAGATTCATGACCCCCACCCAGAAGCGGGTCTGAAGGCCTTCTTCGGGCAAGTGTGGTATGAGGGCTTTGCCAAGCCGAAGTATGAATGGCAGAGCACCAGCGGCACGGATGACTTCGAGCCGAAGCTGTCCCTCGTGCCTCTCATCATCGGTTCACTCAAAGGCACCCTGTATGCCATGCTCTTCGCGGTGCCGATCGCCCTGATGGCCGCCATTTACACCTCTCAGTTCCTGGCCCCAGGCATGAAACGGATCGTCAAGCCGGCCATGGAAATCATGGCTTCCCTGCCCTCCGTCGTGCTCGGTTTCCTGGCAGCGCTCTGGCTGGCACCGCTCATCGAAAGCCGTGTGCCGTCCATTTTATTGGTCATTATCTCAATCCCCCTCTCGGCCAGCCTGCTGGGGATCATCTGGGGGCGCTTGCCGATTCTGTATCGTAACAAACTCCCCAAAGGCACGGAGTATCTCTTGATCGCCCCGGTCATGGTGTTCTTCGCGTGGTTGGGCTGGGAGCTCGGCCCAGTTTTGGAAAAAGCCCTCTTCGTCGCCACCATGCCAGATGGCTCACAGGTGGCAGATTTCCGCATGTGGTGGCCTCAGTTCACCGGCATGCCTTATGATCAGCGCAACTGCATGGTGGTGGGTTTCATGATGGGCTTTGCCGTCATTCCCGTGGTCTTCACCATCGCTGAAGATGCTCTCTCCAACGTGCCGCCATCCCTCACCTCCGCCTCGGAGGCTCTCGGGGCGTCACGCTGGCAGGTGGTGCGCACCGTGGTGCTGCCCATCGCTTCCGCTGGTATTTTCTCTGCACTGATGATCGGCTTTGGCCGTGCTGTGGGTGAGACGATGATCGTAGTGATGGCCACGGGTAACACCCCTGTCATGGATGAAGCCGGCCGCTTGATCTTTGGCGACTTTGGCCTGGGTGGCGGTCAATTCCCCCTGGCGGATCACTGGAACATTTTCAATGGCATGCGCACCCTGTCCGCCAACATCGCCGTGGAACTGCCGGAAGCAGCCCAAGGCTCCACCCACTACCGCACGCTCTTCCTCGGTGCGCTGGTGCTCTTTGGCATGACCTTCATCCTGAATACCCTGGCCGAAGTGCTGCGCCAGAAACTGCGGGATAAATTCAAAATCGTCTGA
- a CDS encoding superoxide dismutase, translated as MAYTLPALPYDKTALEPHIDATTMEIHHGKHHNAYVTNLNNAIAGKADLESLSIEDLCKNISSVPADIQAAVRNNGGGHFNHSLFWTIMGPNAGGAPTGELADAITAAFGSFDAFKEAFAKAGATRFGSGWAWLVVKDGKLAVTSTPNQDNPLMDGSGTPILGCDVWEHAYYLKYQNKRPDYITAWWNVVNWSAVADLFAKAK; from the coding sequence ATGGCTTATACCCTGCCTGCACTCCCCTACGACAAAACGGCGTTGGAACCCCACATCGATGCCACGACGATGGAGATTCATCACGGCAAGCATCACAACGCTTATGTGACCAATCTGAACAACGCCATCGCTGGCAAGGCTGATCTGGAATCCCTTTCCATCGAAGACCTGTGCAAGAACATCAGCAGCGTGCCTGCGGATATCCAGGCTGCAGTTCGTAACAATGGCGGTGGTCACTTCAACCACAGCCTGTTCTGGACCATCATGGGACCGAACGCCGGTGGCGCTCCTACAGGTGAATTGGCTGATGCCATCACCGCCGCGTTTGGCAGCTTTGATGCCTTCAAAGAAGCTTTCGCAAAAGCTGGTGCGACCCGTTTCGGTTCTGGCTGGGCTTGGCTGGTGGTGAAGGACGGCAAGCTGGCCGTGACCTCCACACCGAACCAAGACAACCCGCTCATGGACGGCAGCGGCACCCCGATCCTGGGCTGCGATGTCTGGGAGCACGCCTACTACCTGAAGTATCAGAACAAGCGTCCTGACTACATCACCGCTTGGTGGAATGTGGTGAACTGGAGCGCTGTGGCGGATCTCTTCGCCAAAGCTAAGTAA